Below is a genomic region from Sinobacterium norvegicum.
AGAGCTGGGCATCGCGCCGTGGCGTGAAGATGGTACGGCGATGCGCAGTGTGCGTTTAGAGCGTCCCCTCGATTTTGCCGCAGTGACTGATCATGCCGAGTTATTTGGTGAGGTTGAAATCTGTAACAGCCCTGAATTAGAGGGTTATGACAGCTGGCAGTGTGGTATGTATCGCCGTGTGCCCAAGGCGGCGTATTTTGTCTTTAATTACTTTTCCGCGGTGAATGCTGAGCGAATGGGTTTTTGCGACCGTGACGACGTCGATTGTAAGGCGGCGGGTCTCAAGCCTTGGCAGGATATGTTGGCAGCAGCGGAACAGCATTACGACCGCAGCCGCAACTGTGATTTCACTACCTTTGTTGCCTACGAATGGACCGGGGTTTCTCCTGAAACCGGCAACCTGCATCGCAATGTTATTTTTCATGATGAACATGTACCAGCGCTGCCACAAAGCTATGTTGACTCCCCTAGCATCGAGGGGCTGATGGATAGCCTCGATGCCACCTGTGACCCGGTCAACGATCATTGCGATGTGGTTGTCATCCCTCATAACTCTAATCTCAGTGCCGGTATGATGTTCAAACCTTTGCAGATGGAAGACAAGGCGTTAAAGGCCCAGCTATATCAGCGACGAGCACACTATGAACGCTTGGTTGAGATTATGCAGCACAAGGGCGCCTCGGAGTGTTACTTTGACCCGCTGACCACCAGTGATGAATTATGCGCCTTCGAGCCGCTGCCCTATGACCGTTTCTCTGGTCAACAGTACGGCGGTGACGAGGTCAAACAAAAAGCCGATACCGGCTTTGTACGCGACAGTCTAAAAGATGGCATTGTCGAGCAGATTGCCAGCGGTGAAAACCCATACAAGTGGGGGTTTATCGGCAGTACCGATACTCACTTAGGGGCGCCGGGTTTGGTCGATGAAAAGGCTTATCCTGGCCACGGCGGCGCCGGGGGTGGGGCGACAGAGGCAGGCCTGACCGATACTGTGGAGTATAACCCCGGTGGTTTGGCCGTCGTCTGGGCGGAACAGAATAATCGCGATGCAATTTTTGCCGCGATGAAGCGCCGTGAAGCCTATGCCACCAGTGGCCCGCGCATGACAGTGCGCTTCTTCGGCGGCGACCTGCCTGAAGATATCTGCCAATCGACAGAGTTGGCAAAGCAGGGATACAGCAACGGCGTGCCCATGGGCGGCGATATCACCGCCTTGGCCGAGGGTCAGGCCCCACGCTTCGTGGTCAGCGCCAGTCAGGATGTCGGCACCTTGACGACACCGGCCAACCCGCTGCAGAAGATTCAAATCATCAAGGGTTGGGTTGATGCAGAGGGCAATAAACAGGAACAGATAGTGCACTTAGTCGGAGATGAACAGAGCCGGGGCACTGTTGATACCAATAGCTGTGCAGTCGGTGGCGGCGGCCATGCGGCACTGTGTGGTAGTTGGCAGGACCCCAGCTTCGATGCCCAGCAACATGCTTATTATTATGCTCGAGTCATTGAAAACCCCAGCTGTCGCTGGAGTCAATACAGCTGTGTTGAGGCTCAGGTCAGCTGTGATGACACCTCATCTGTCGGTGAAGGCCTTGAACACTGCTGCGATACTAGCATCCCCAAAACACAACATGAGCGCGCGTGGACTTCGCCGATTTGGTTCAGCCCCACCGCTACAACCCCTGTCGATCAACAGTTGAGTGTGACGCTGTAGTCGATGTTTGAAACAGGAAAAATTATGTCTAGCAAGTTGCAATCACCGGTACAGTTTGGCCGTTTATCGCTGAAAAACCGTATCATCATGGCCCCGATGACGCGATCACGTGGTGGTGCCGATGGCACTGCCACGCCGTTGATGGCACAGTATTATGGCCAGCGCGCCAGTGCCGGCATGATTATTAGCGAGGGCGTTCAACCGAGTGCCGACGGCAAGGGCTATATGGCAACACCGGGTATCTATACCGAGGCGCAGATTGCCAGTTGGCAGCCGGTTACCGAGGCTGTGCACGCCAAGGGCGGCACCATGGTGATGCAAATCATGCACTGCGGCCGTGTCGGTCACCCGGATAACAAAGACCCCGGTGCTGAGACTGTGGCACCGTCGGCAATCAAGGCTGAGGGTGAGATTTTCACCCCGAATGGCATGAAGGATTTTATCGAGCCGAGAGCACTGACACTAAGCGAGATCGACGTCGTTATAGCGCAATATCGTCAGGCCACCGAAAATGCCTATGCCGCCGGTTTTGACGGCGTTGAATTGCACTGTACCAGTGGCTATTTACCGGCACAGTTTCTCGCCACCGGCAGCAACCAGCGCCAGGACCAATACGGTGGCAGTGTCGAAAATCGCAGTCGTTTCGTGGTCGAGGTATTAGCGGCCATGGCCAGTGTCGATGGTGCCGACCGCGTCGGTCTACGCATCTGTCCAGGCCATCCGTTTAATGGTCTGTTCGATGCCAAGCCGCTCGAGACTTTTCAGTATTTCCTCAGCGCCATCAGTAACATGGGATTGGCCTATTTACACGCCATCAAGTCTCCTATTGAAGAGATTGACGTGATCGAGTTGGCCACCAACTATTTCAAGGGGCCGTTGATTATTAATGATGGATTTGATCAGGATTCGGCTGAAAATATAATTACAGAACAGCAAGTTGATGCGGTTTCTTTTGGTCGTTTCTATATTAGCAATCCAGACCTGGTCAAGCGTTTTGAATGCGACCTGCCACTGGCGGAGATGGATTTTGACACTATTTATGGTGGCGAGGCCAAGGGCTACAGCGATTATCCGGAAGCAGTCTAATGAGCAACATGGGGTTATCGACC
It encodes:
- a CDS encoding DUF3604 domain-containing protein, with product MKITTKRTSTLLALLPLLVLGCGQTSEDKVAAYQPLLAKQVYSDKPMDTSPYCDRYSAERIPLFGDLHVHTKYSLDASTQDTRTSPSQAYQFAKGEELGIAPWREDGTAMRSVRLERPLDFAAVTDHAELFGEVEICNSPELEGYDSWQCGMYRRVPKAAYFVFNYFSAVNAERMGFCDRDDVDCKAAGLKPWQDMLAAAEQHYDRSRNCDFTTFVAYEWTGVSPETGNLHRNVIFHDEHVPALPQSYVDSPSIEGLMDSLDATCDPVNDHCDVVVIPHNSNLSAGMMFKPLQMEDKALKAQLYQRRAHYERLVEIMQHKGASECYFDPLTTSDELCAFEPLPYDRFSGQQYGGDEVKQKADTGFVRDSLKDGIVEQIASGENPYKWGFIGSTDTHLGAPGLVDEKAYPGHGGAGGGATEAGLTDTVEYNPGGLAVVWAEQNNRDAIFAAMKRREAYATSGPRMTVRFFGGDLPEDICQSTELAKQGYSNGVPMGGDITALAEGQAPRFVVSASQDVGTLTTPANPLQKIQIIKGWVDAEGNKQEQIVHLVGDEQSRGTVDTNSCAVGGGGHAALCGSWQDPSFDAQQHAYYYARVIENPSCRWSQYSCVEAQVSCDDTSSVGEGLEHCCDTSIPKTQHERAWTSPIWFSPTATTPVDQQLSVTL
- a CDS encoding alkene reductase, coding for MSSKLQSPVQFGRLSLKNRIIMAPMTRSRGGADGTATPLMAQYYGQRASAGMIISEGVQPSADGKGYMATPGIYTEAQIASWQPVTEAVHAKGGTMVMQIMHCGRVGHPDNKDPGAETVAPSAIKAEGEIFTPNGMKDFIEPRALTLSEIDVVIAQYRQATENAYAAGFDGVELHCTSGYLPAQFLATGSNQRQDQYGGSVENRSRFVVEVLAAMASVDGADRVGLRICPGHPFNGLFDAKPLETFQYFLSAISNMGLAYLHAIKSPIEEIDVIELATNYFKGPLIINDGFDQDSAENIITEQQVDAVSFGRFYISNPDLVKRFECDLPLAEMDFDTIYGGEAKGYSDYPEAV